One Capsicum annuum cultivar UCD-10X-F1 chromosome 2, UCD10Xv1.1, whole genome shotgun sequence genomic window carries:
- the LOC107857648 gene encoding tyrosyl-DNA phosphodiesterase 2 isoform X1, with amino-acid sequence MPFHFLPKIKPFLLSTNKTLSKPLCVRYGIMSWSCSICTFLNPPAQKSSCQICSSDSPLSISSSSSDPKPKWPCRACTFINPYNSIHCEICGTRVSASGLATLEIDEDDELASSVGNVFWPLRSCHSKGKITRKVLEDDVKEESVRFRCANAATKRKYSVGVEEDEVDAMGYRDVKAAASKVVEISDSVEQGLAKTFSTSKSKMLKILTYNVWFADIEMHKRMKALGDLIALHSPDVICLQEVTPEIHDIFQHSDWWKMYSCSVSNVMEVTRGYFCMQKLQLSKLAVKSYSSKPFSNSIMGRELCIAEIEVQKDMTLVVATTHLESPCPGPPKWDQMYSKERVEQAKETVELLERKRNVVFCGDMNWDDKFDGQFPLPDGWIDAWGKMKPEEIGWTYDTKSNKMLSANKTLQKRLDRFVCKLQDFCVSDIKMIGKDAIPGLTYIKEKKVKSEVKRLTLPVLPSDHYGLLLEISPQ; translated from the exons atGCCCTTTCACTTTCTACCCAAAATCAAACCATTTCTTCTGTCAAccaataaaaccctttcaaaacccCTTTGTGTACGGTACGGCATCATGTCTTGGTCATGTTCAATATGCACATTCTTGAACCCTCCAGCACAAAAGTCATCTTGCCAAATCTGCTCATCTGACTCACCATTATCAATCTCCTCATCATCATCTGACCCAAAACCCAAATGGCCATGTAGAGCTTGTACCTTTATAAACCCTTATAACAGTATACACTGTGAAATCTGTGGTACTAGGGTTTCGGCTTCTGGACTCGCTACACTTGAaattgatgaagatgatgagttGGCTTCTTCTGTTGGCAATGTGTTCTGGCCTTTGAGGTCTTGTCACAGTAAGGGGAAAATAACTAGGAAGGTGCTTGAAGATGATGTGAAGGAGGAGTCTGTTAGATTTAGATGCGCAAATGCTGCAACCAAGAGGAAGTATTCAGTTGGGGTTGAAGAGGATGAGGTTGATGCTATGGGGTATCGGGATGTAAAGGCTGCTGCAAGTAAAGTAGTTGAAATATCAG ATTCGGTGGAACAGGGACTAGCCAAAACTTTCTCAACCAGTAAATCCAAAATGTTGAAGATCTTGACCTACAATGTGTGGTTTGCAGATATAGAGATGCACAAGAGGATGAAAGCTTTAGGCGACCTTATTGCGCTGCATTCTCCAGATGTTATATGTCTTCAG GAGGTCACTCCAGAAATACATGACATTTTTCAGCACTCTGATTGGTGGAAAATGTATTCTTGTTCAGTTTCAAATGTGATGGAAGTGACGAGAGGATACTTCTGCATGCAG AAATTGCAGTTGAGCAAACTTGCAGTGAAATCCTACAGTAGCAAGCCATTTAGCAATTCTATAATGGGAAGGGAACTCTGTATTGCTGAGATTGAAGTTCAGAAAGATATGACCTTGGTCGTTGCTACCACCCATCTTGAGAGTCCCTGCCCTGGACCACCCAAGTGGGATCAGATGTACAGCAAGGAACGCGTGGAGCAAGCCAAGGAAACTGTGGAGTTACTTGAGAGAAAACGGAATGTAgtcttttgtggtgatatgaacTGGGATGACAAATTTGATGGTCAATTTCCTCTACCTGATGGATGGATTGATGCTTGGGGGAAAATGAAGCCCGAAGAAATTGGATGGACATATGACACCAAGTCAAACAAAATGTTAAGCGCTAACAAGACACTGCAGAAACGTTTGGACAGGTTTGTTTGCAAACTGCAAGATTTCTGTGTAAGTGATATTAAGATGATTGGGAAGGATGCAATTCCAGGTCTCACTTATATCAAGGAGAAGAAAGTTAAGAGTGAAGTTAAGAGACTGACACTACCTGTTTTGCCTAGTGATCATTATGGTTTACTTTTGGAGATCTCTCCTCAGTAG
- the LOC107857648 gene encoding tyrosyl-DNA phosphodiesterase 2 isoform X2, giving the protein MPFHFLPKIKPFLLSTNKTLSKPLCVRYGIMSWSCSICTFLNPPAQKSSCQICSSDSPLSISSSSSDPKPKWPCRACTFINPYNSIHCEICGTRVSASGLATLEIDEDDELASSVGNVFWPLRSCHSKGKITRKVLEDDVKEESVRFRCANAATKRKYSVGVEEDEVDAMGYRDVKAAASKVVEISDSVEQGLAKTFSTSKSKMLKILTYNVWFADIEMHKRMKALGDLIALHSPDVICLQEVTPEIHDIFQHSDWWKMYSCSVSNVMEVTRGYFCMQLSKLAVKSYSSKPFSNSIMGRELCIAEIEVQKDMTLVVATTHLESPCPGPPKWDQMYSKERVEQAKETVELLERKRNVVFCGDMNWDDKFDGQFPLPDGWIDAWGKMKPEEIGWTYDTKSNKMLSANKTLQKRLDRFVCKLQDFCVSDIKMIGKDAIPGLTYIKEKKVKSEVKRLTLPVLPSDHYGLLLEISPQ; this is encoded by the exons atGCCCTTTCACTTTCTACCCAAAATCAAACCATTTCTTCTGTCAAccaataaaaccctttcaaaacccCTTTGTGTACGGTACGGCATCATGTCTTGGTCATGTTCAATATGCACATTCTTGAACCCTCCAGCACAAAAGTCATCTTGCCAAATCTGCTCATCTGACTCACCATTATCAATCTCCTCATCATCATCTGACCCAAAACCCAAATGGCCATGTAGAGCTTGTACCTTTATAAACCCTTATAACAGTATACACTGTGAAATCTGTGGTACTAGGGTTTCGGCTTCTGGACTCGCTACACTTGAaattgatgaagatgatgagttGGCTTCTTCTGTTGGCAATGTGTTCTGGCCTTTGAGGTCTTGTCACAGTAAGGGGAAAATAACTAGGAAGGTGCTTGAAGATGATGTGAAGGAGGAGTCTGTTAGATTTAGATGCGCAAATGCTGCAACCAAGAGGAAGTATTCAGTTGGGGTTGAAGAGGATGAGGTTGATGCTATGGGGTATCGGGATGTAAAGGCTGCTGCAAGTAAAGTAGTTGAAATATCAG ATTCGGTGGAACAGGGACTAGCCAAAACTTTCTCAACCAGTAAATCCAAAATGTTGAAGATCTTGACCTACAATGTGTGGTTTGCAGATATAGAGATGCACAAGAGGATGAAAGCTTTAGGCGACCTTATTGCGCTGCATTCTCCAGATGTTATATGTCTTCAG GAGGTCACTCCAGAAATACATGACATTTTTCAGCACTCTGATTGGTGGAAAATGTATTCTTGTTCAGTTTCAAATGTGATGGAAGTGACGAGAGGATACTTCTGCATGCAG TTGAGCAAACTTGCAGTGAAATCCTACAGTAGCAAGCCATTTAGCAATTCTATAATGGGAAGGGAACTCTGTATTGCTGAGATTGAAGTTCAGAAAGATATGACCTTGGTCGTTGCTACCACCCATCTTGAGAGTCCCTGCCCTGGACCACCCAAGTGGGATCAGATGTACAGCAAGGAACGCGTGGAGCAAGCCAAGGAAACTGTGGAGTTACTTGAGAGAAAACGGAATGTAgtcttttgtggtgatatgaacTGGGATGACAAATTTGATGGTCAATTTCCTCTACCTGATGGATGGATTGATGCTTGGGGGAAAATGAAGCCCGAAGAAATTGGATGGACATATGACACCAAGTCAAACAAAATGTTAAGCGCTAACAAGACACTGCAGAAACGTTTGGACAGGTTTGTTTGCAAACTGCAAGATTTCTGTGTAAGTGATATTAAGATGATTGGGAAGGATGCAATTCCAGGTCTCACTTATATCAAGGAGAAGAAAGTTAAGAGTGAAGTTAAGAGACTGACACTACCTGTTTTGCCTAGTGATCATTATGGTTTACTTTTGGAGATCTCTCCTCAGTAG